A window of Phaseolus vulgaris cultivar G19833 chromosome 4, P. vulgaris v2.0, whole genome shotgun sequence genomic DNA:
ATGCTATTATCAGTaatgggttttttttttctttctttccttcgGAAAAGGGGGTTGGGGGAGGGGGAAGGAGATGATAATGTTTCTTTACTCTTTATATCACTGTGCGCGGCACTAATCCTATGAACCTCAAATTAGTACTTTTGCCATAAGGCTCTCACACCTGATAGGCTATTTTGTTGATTGGGCTCTCTTCGTAGACttgatttctaaaaattaatCAGTTAAATCCATTAAGTAATGCAGGAAACTGGAACTCTACTCAACCATAGATCACAGAGTGAAATGAGAAATGGGGGCATTACAGTGACTAGGTCAGCTCTTCAAGGCTGCCTAGCTTCCTCCGAAGTCCTAGTGTTATTGCTGATCCTTTCTTGCCTTCCGTTCAttccatgtcttcttttaataACCTTGGCAAACTTCCCACCTTCCATACTCTTCCTCTACCCTGCATCCCATCCACATGTCTAGTCTATTAAAAGAAATTCCCATGCATATTCTATTTTATCTCACCTCTGTTACTCATGTTTGTCCTTAATCACTACCTTTCCTTTCTCCTCACTTGGCTCTTGGTATAATTGGGTATCTATCACAGTGCTTAAAAGTGGGATTTCCATGGTTTAATTTCTGTTCTTATGAACGAAATCACCAAGTATAGGAAGTCATTCTAATAAAATAGGTGTTAGGTATTTTGAATTCTTACTTTGTAGTAAACAAATTTCAACAACCAGTATAGAACAACTTTCTTAAGGTTAGGATATCAAGATGAAAATAAGCAAAGACTAATTTGCATAATCTTATTCTGGACTTCagtttcctttttctttcttttagcTGGGTGATGTAACACTCAGTATTATGCGCATATGATGTCTTTCttgtatatataaaagttaaatttgaaCAATGATTTTTGCTGTAAGTATTAGATTGATCCGTGGTCCAGTTACTTGTATTAAAGTGATCATTTTTCCATAGATGCAATCATTgagatttaaattttatttatctccATTGTCACAATATATCCCTCTTTTACGTCTTTTGCTTTAGAAATTGTTTTATAGTTAcattttattgtttcatcttacTCTTACTAgtttagtattttaaattaaaactgaCTAAATAGTTTGAAGTTGAAAAATTATGAATAGTTCATGTTTATATATTGACTTTGAAACTCCTTTTCAATGCTGTTCTGTTTACTTTAAATGCTAAGTGGGAATCTTTTTTATGGCAGCACAGCATTCCTAATAGGTCCTAAGAGGCAAGTGACAATGATGCTTGATCCTGCTCGTATATATGCAACAGCCATATACATTGCAAGTATGATAGTCGCCTTGTTTTGTGCTCTTTATGTAAGTCAATGTAgttgtcttttcttcattttatttaaGCACAAAAAGATCCCATCTTTTACTAGCTCATTATCTCATTATTTTGCATTAAACAGGTTCATAACAAGTTACTGACACTTCTTGCAATTATTTTGGAGTTTGGGGCACTTGTTTGGTATGTCACATATTTTCCAATTGTCTTCCATATAAATTTGTTCAATATAACCCGAAGTGTGCTGTATGCACACATTAAGTTACCATACCATAAATCTGATGTGGCACAAAAGAGTATGCCAAATGTATGGAAAATTCTAAAGAtaaattcaattatataatgtatATATGCTCCAAAGAGAAAGGCTATATGTCCACCAATAAGCCCCGAAAAAAGTTTGAATGGTTAGTTATAGAATTAGTCAGGGTAGCCATGAACTGATGATGAAAATTGAAAGACCTATTTAGTAAACGTGTATTTTTAGTTGAAATAGCTCGAGTGTCTTGTAACATAggggtaaaaaaaaaatgaaagggcAAACTCAGCCGCAGTGCCTTCCTAGATAAGGCAAAAGGGTGGGAATATGAAATGAGCTAAGCACAATTGGCATTCGAAACTTGAATTTGTGATTAACTCAGTGATGAAGTAGTTGAGGCAGACATTATGATGTGTGGATGGTGCAGCTCCGTTTTTGCGTTAGACTAACTGCTTCAAGCTGGGTCAACTGTGTGAATAGCAACAGTTTTCATGAATCAACTAGCCTTTAGTTGGCTGATGTGGCAATATCTGATGCGACTACATCTTTACTAGAGCTACACATATAAGGCttgaaaaaaattgagaaacCTAGGAATGAAGCCAACACCCAATAATGCAAGGAGTGAGCTTCTACCACCACTACACCAATGTGCTTTATCATTTTATGTTTTGTATAAATTACCATATACTTGAgattaatgtaaaaaataaacgAAAATTAAGCAGTtaatttttatctcttatcAGTATTTATTGTCATCTAATAGTTTGGCTACTCAAAtcttgttattaataaaaacttatatagCATTGTAAAACTAAAAGCACTTTATTTCATTTGAAGTATTAATGATATCTACGTTTCAATATTGTATAATCTAATATCTCTTCAAGAATGCAATAATATGATTTATCCTGTTGTGATTGACAGGTATCCACTCCTATATAATCTGACATATTTCTCTATCTTCTGGTATATTTATTGACAGGTATAGTTTGAGCTACATCCCTTTTGCGAGGTCCATGGTTTCAAAGATCATGGTTTCATGCTTTGACACAGAATTTTAGGTTATAAACTCAAAAAATGACTATGGCATTGTCTTTCACACCCTCAATATCCTAGAAGTCCTACAGAAAAAGGTTTTCTGACATTGAAATACACTTGTGGATTATGATTCTCTTTATTGTCTGCTCTTCCCTTTCGTGGACTCTTGTGTAGGTTCCACTAGATTGTTAGACGTAAAATCTTGTGCATttgtattttgttgtttttgggCTAATGTAAAAATCTTCATTTCTCAGCTGTGTCCTTTCACTCTTCACTCGTTTCTCATTTCTTGTTTTCGTTGCTTCGTGCTGCTTTGGGGGATGGCTATGTCCCAAAGTCTGCAACCTTTAATTTCAAGAACAATTCTTGCCCAAAACGGTTGATtcatttaatcaattaaaaaacatCACATCTTAGAAAAAAAGAAGTGAGAGTCCATTCAGCAAGAAACTACAAAGCTGGAGATAAACACGTTTtcaaaggatttttttttaagtgtgaTTTTTAATAAATGGCCAATTTAGCGTTGTCTTATTAGTTTTTGAAACCGagtaaaatttaaatgaatttctgaaattttgtttaacttcataaaaaaaaaactgaattgGAATCAAGACAAAACATAATTAAAGACTTGAAagaaattctaaattttttagaaacttatttgagttttctttagtttcatatatttaatatctagatatatttttattaaactatTCATTCATTCATGAATAAAACCTTATGGTAGCATCTTTATCTTATTCACCAAGAAAATTAACTAGCAATAAAGAGAATGACACATTGCACAACTTTCAAATGTTTTCTCATgcaagagagagaaaaaaggtAAATAAGTAGGAAGAGGTGAAAGGAGATAGATTAATAAACGAACAACAAGTTCACATCATCACATGTCCTTATTGATCAAACAATGTATTTGTAATTTGAACAAACTGTAGCATATATATATGAAGACAAGAGTGAAGAATGTGGAGAAGAAATGAGTATGTGGTATTAAATGTCAGTAGCTGCAAAACTGAAAGAAGCATAAGAGATAGAACCAGCATCCCAACTATCATGAACAACTTTGGCCTTTGCATTTTCACCAGCAGCACCCATGGCCACATGCAATGGGAAGAAATGATCAGGCCAAGGATGAGCCATTTTTGCATATGGAGCCTTCTCTTCATATTCATTTACTTCCTCGTATCTGCATCAGTCATGGATTGAAGAAATACATAATTAAGAACCATGTTATTTCCCATTTTGCTACTAGCCAATGCATCAAGTGTAAACGTTTCCAGCACATCAAAATCACTGTATGTTCATAATGAGTAAAATTCATAACTCTAGTTGAAGAAGACTATGCCACTTTTACTTTTTTACCACTTGGTAACCTATTTCATAAGCTCAGATAAAGTTCTCAGTGAATCAAAAACATCCAAGAAAACTATACTGTTGTGTTATGTTCCAATAGACAGTTACCACTTTGAATGTAGAAGCTCACCAGAGTCAACCTAAAGTAGAAGCTCACCAGAGCCAACCTAAAGTAGAAGCTCACCAGATACAACAATAATGCATGTTGGTGAATGTAGGGAATCCTTTGATGCTACCTATGTATTTATCATTTGCAATTCTTTCCCAACTTAGAATTAAGATTTAGGACCATACAAAGAATGTTAGTATGAATGTGAATGTAGAAACCAAAGCAAGGAATCATGGCTCCTTCTTCCCGCACCTAGTCTAAATTGTCCATGTGCAATTTTTAGACATATAATatgaaacacattttttaattgtataataTTTCCAGATATAAATGTATTTCAgattataaattttaagatGTATTATAGATTGTAAAATCAAGATCGTGTAATTGgacatacatttttttatttttaaattgtgtaatgtaaaatatagtttttaattatgtattttagAATACATTtccaaatctaaaaaaaatattatgataatCCGCTGAAAtacatttatgaatttaaaaatatattttgatttaaacaATTCGAAAATGCATTATAGATTTCACAATTGTAATTATCAATTGAACATTTTGGAAACAAGTTAAGAATTAATTCTAaagttaaaactaaaattgcatCATCTGCCAAAAAAAAGGTCCTACCGAGATTTGAACTCGGGTTACCGGATTCAGAGTCCAATGTCCTAACCACTAGACCATAGGACCTTATTCATTTAGACTTTATTTTACAATTCACAAATTAACTATTATAACTATAATTAGTTTTCAAATCTTATGATTTGTAACTTtactaaatattaaattattatttcaaattgtTAAATGCAAAAGACGTATAATTCGAAAATAACTTGAAAATGAATGTCACATCCAAAGTTGCTCAAGTCCTTTTagaaaaaaaacctaaaaactTATGCCTAAAAAATATGTGatgtatttaaatataaacatatataataaagataaatttataattaaatgatataaaaaaaaatattaaaataacaatattatGGATTtgtgattgtataaaaaattatggattattaatgtatcattgaaaaaaatatgaactAACTTGAAAACACCTATAGTAACCTCCACCTCCTCCAGCAATACTCAGTGAATTCAATGTCTAAAGCAAGAAGTCACAATAACAGCAATGGAGGTTGAATGAATAATAAAACAGGGTAAAAGCATTACCTTCCATGAAGAAGAGAGGTTTTCAGCCAGGAGATAAAAGCCTGAGCCCATGGAGCAGGTGGGCTATTACGAGGACCCATTGCTCTGAGGTTGTGGGTGGCACTCCCAGACCCAATGATCAGAACACCTTCATCTTTAAGAGGGGCCAAAGCCTTTCCCATGTTATAGTGGTAAGTACCTCCCTTGTTGGATGAAACTGAGAGTTGACACACAGGGATATCTGCCTCTGGGTACATCAACATCAGAGGCACCCATGCACCATGGTCAAGCCCACGTTTCGTGTCTTCATCCACATGGCTAAACCCTGATCCTAAGAGCACCTCCTTCACCCTCTTGGCCAAGTGTGGTGCCCCAGGTGCTGGATATTTCAACTACCAACAAAAGGGTACACAAGTTCAAGATAAAACCAGAGAAAAATAGTAAGAGATCATCAAAATGTGAGAAAAAATCAGTGTAGGTTTGATTTctattctaaaaagaaaaagtttagattttgaagaaattcaaaatggaatttaagtttaactcaatatCATAAAATCGGTTTATAAGTTTAGGTTTGcaccacttatatactatgaaatgtccacTATGAGGCTCAGACACTCCTGTGTGTCCGTGTCGAATTCACGTTATCAGTAAAgcgttcaattcaaaaaatatttattggatttatgacaattctaatacaattttcacacaatttaaaaaaaatatattaattttctaaaaattcaaacttattatataaattttagtataattataaaaataaggaacaaatcattTTCATGGTAAGAGATGAAATTgtgttagaaaataattttgaacgAAAAATATGAGAAGTAAATTAAACATACTCTTAATATTTGCAGTTATATTTGAACTATGCTCAAATCATGGTTGTTTTAAAAAAGCAAGGGATTGAAGTCAAAGATaataagatataaaaataataattagaatgTAAGTTTAAAGAATATTAGGATGGTAATATTCACCAAAAATAAACTAATGGCAAAGAACCAGTCAAATTGGTTCTCACTTCAAACCATGAATAATCATGCTAAtataattaactttaaaaaaaacatataaagtGGGTTTGACATTGACCAAGTTCTTCttttatatacataattttttttttttatctattttgcTCTtccattaattttaaattttattcccACAGTCACAGCAATTATTATcgaaaataagtatttttttccGAGTTAATCACAATTAAATTTAACTCTAAAATAGATAATAAGTcacaaaatacatttttttctttaatttatttataatctaTAACAATTTATAaaggagattttttttaaattgatttgtaaacttttgaatattttacTAATTTTACTCTTAccgatataaattattttaaattttattttttattaatttatattagtaaataaatatttatcttttcatAACACAGTAGAAAATGTAAAACTGATTCGTGTTTTCAAACATCGTAAATGTCGaataactaaaaacagaaatattaatttgatttatagAATCAAATAACTTACCAAATTTGTAATAATAAAGAGATGAAATTGAGAAAAAATTGTATAAGCAGAGAGATTAAGAAAGTAATTTaacctaataataataatagtaaaaaattaTGCAAACAAACAAACCTTGTACATGGATTTGGGGAAGCCGTAGAAGTCGTAGACGGTGTCGTTTCGGTCAACGACGTTGACGGTGGGAAGATTGGTGTCCCAGTGGCCGGAGACAACGAGAATGGCGGAGGGTGGCGTCGGAAACTGCTCTTTCCATGAACTGAAGAACTTCCTCGCCGGAATCGAATCATCCACGGCGAGACTTGGTGATCCATGCGATACGAAGAACGTCTCCTTCAATTTCAACcccattttctcactcttcttcttctcttcaatCGAATCTTCAATCAAATCACCACTTTCTactttttcttctctctttgCCCAACTATTTGAACTGTAACAAAATCTTAAGATTTTGTTCATAGATAGTTGTAATCAATGAACGAACCATTCAGAGacagataaagaaagaaaagtctttatattatgtaaaatattattgttacaTACTATATACCAATTATTATAAATGTTTTGGTTATGTGTTcgtatttaataaaattttgatttttatattatttctattaaaaagtctaattttaagaaatataaaaattaaatgattaattttaaGTTCAGAGGTTATGTAGTTATTGTTAAGTAAAGATCGTATGATTGTGTATTACTacgtaaaaatatatttcaatttaataaaaaataaaataatcttacTACAATTAACATATATGAAACTGCTAAAACAAATTGTGTTCACGTAAAAGTATAGATTTAATAAAggataaaatagttttattgaaatttgactcgtgaaattgtttaaaaagttatatatacaAGTATAAATATTATGATGATT
This region includes:
- the LOC137837776 gene encoding 4,5-DOPA dioxygenase extradiol-like, encoding MNKILRFCYSSNSWAKREEKVESGDLIEDSIEEKKKSEKMGLKLKETFFVSHGSPSLAVDDSIPARKFFSSWKEQFPTPPSAILVVSGHWDTNLPTVNVVDRNDTVYDFYGFPKSMYKLKYPAPGAPHLAKRVKEVLLGSGFSHVDEDTKRGLDHGAWVPLMLMYPEADIPVCQLSVSSNKGGTYHYNMGKALAPLKDEGVLIIGSGSATHNLRAMGPRNSPPAPWAQAFISWLKTSLLHGRYEEVNEYEEKAPYAKMAHPWPDHFFPLHVAMGAAGENAKAKVVHDSWDAGSISYASFSFAATDI